A genomic region of Raphanus sativus cultivar WK10039 chromosome 6, ASM80110v3, whole genome shotgun sequence contains the following coding sequences:
- the LOC108813372 gene encoding protein PXR1, which yields MAGGGGNRRDDGSITIQSTNLFAALDTRKKKKKNSGKSKEGSSSKSTKLQKEPEPQVFWAPTPLKVKSWADIDDDDEDDDYYATTAPPSSGWATSEPKDTHVEESESEEDILEEGDDDVDEEQEHETEVQVHPEPEPEVKKAPEVPAPPKEAERQLSKKERKKKELAELEALLADFGVAPKEDNGQDASKEAKEEKKEETNGEGEIKENAAGGESKASKKKKKKDRQKEVKESQEQQANTEAVGEAAGSEPAEEDSAIDVKERLKKIASMKKKKSSKEVDAGAKTAAQEAAARRAKLAAAKKKEKNHYNQQPVR from the exons ATGGCTGGAGGAGGTGGAAACAGGAGAGACGACGGGTCGATTACGATCCAGAGCACCAATTTGTTTGCAGCTTTGGACACtcgcaagaagaagaagaagaacagtgGTAAGAGCAAAGAAGGGTCCTCCTCTAAGAGCACAAAGCTACAGAAGGAGCCTGAGCCACAGGTTTTCTGGGCCCCTACGCCTTTGAAAGTGAAGTCTTGGGCTGATATCGACGATGACGATGAAGATGATGACTATTACGCTACCACCGCTCCTCCCTCCTCTGGTTGGGCCACTTCCGAGCCTAAAGACACTCATGTTGAG GAAAGTGAAAGTGAGGAAGATATTCTTGAggaaggtgatgatgatgtgGATGAAGAGCAGGAGCATGAAACAGAGGTACAAGTTCATCCGGAGCCAGAGCCTGAGGTGAAGAAAGCACCTGAAGTTCCTGCGCCTCCTAAAGAGGCAGAAAGGCAACTTTCCAAGAAAGAGAGGAAAAAGAAGGAACTTGCTGAGCTTGAGGCTTTGTTGGCTGATTTTGGAGTTGCCCCCAAGGAGGATAATGGCCAAGATGCCTCTAAAG AGGctaaagaagaaaagaaagaagagaccAATGGAGAAGGAGAGATCAAAGAGAACGCAGCAGGTGGGGAGTCAAAGgcatcaaagaagaagaaaaagaaggataGACAGAAGGAGGTAAAAGAATCTCAAGAACAACAAGCCAACACAGAGGCTGTAGGTGAAGCTGCTGGGTCTGAACCGGCTGAGGAAGATTCTGCAATTGATGTCAAAGAAAGGCTAAAAAAGATTGCAtccatgaagaagaagaaatcaagCAAAGAGGTGGACGCCGGAGCCAAAACAGCCGCGCAGGAGGCAGCTGCTAGACGTGCAAAGCTGGCGGCtgcaaagaagaaggagaagaaccACTATAACCAACAGCCTGTGCGGTAA
- the LOC108813765 gene encoding probable protein phosphatase 2C 22 isoform X2, whose protein sequence is MEETKGISDPENGSSSYGGLPPNPLSFSSSSSSSAAAAALYRQQQTFDGDRFSAPKSLVRHPSLTKVSALSVENEFALDKIEFVPAMRSGAWSDIGSRSSMEDAYLCLDNLMDSFGLEDPEDGPTTAFYGVFDGHGGKHAAEFACQRIPRYIVEDREFPSDINKVISSAFLRTDTAFSEACALDGSLSSGTTALAALLTGRSLVVANAGDCRAVLSRQGKAIEMSKDHKPMSCKERRRIEASGGYIYDGYLNGQLNVARAIGDFHMEGMKRKKDGSNGGPLIADPELMTTKLTQEDEFLIMGCDGVWDVFMSQNAVDFARRRLQEHNDPVMCSKELVEEALKRKSGDNVTAVVVCLQPQPPPNLVAPRLRVQRSFSAEGLKDLQSYLDDLGC, encoded by the exons ATGGAAGAAACTAAAGGAATCTCTGATCCGGAGAATGGGAGTTCGAGTTACGGCGGTTTACCGCCTAAtcctctctccttctcttcttcctcctcttcctccgccgccgccgccgccttATACAGGCAGCAGCAGACCTTCGACGGCGACCGCTTTTCGGCCCCCAAGTCGCTGGTTCGACACCCATCTCTC ACAAAGGTGTCAGCTTTATCAGTTGAGAACGAGTTCGCTCTAGACAAGATTGAGTTTGTTCCCGCCATGCGTTCCGGAGCTTGGTCTGATATCGGGTCCAGGTCCAGCATGGAGGATGCTTACCTATGCCTCGATAATCTCATGGATAGTTTTGGTCTCGAGGATCCTGAGGATGGACCGACGACTGCCTTTTACGGGGTGTTCGATGGACACGGTGGGAAGCATGCTGCTGAATTCGCGTGTCAACGTATACCAAGGTACATCGTTGAGGATCGAGAGTTTCCTAGTGACATCAATAAGGTGATTTCTTCAGCTTTCCTTCGAACAGACACTGCCTTCTCAGAGGCTTGTGCATTGGATGGTAGCCTCTCTTCGGGAACTACTGCTTTGGCTGCTCTTCTTACTGGAAG GTCGTTGGTTGTGGCAAACGCTGGAGATTGTAGAGCAGTCTTGTCTCGTCAGGGAAAAGCCATTGAAATGTCAAAGGACCACAAACCCATGAGCTGTAAAGAGAGAAGACGCATCGAAGCGTCGGGTGGATACATATACGATGGCTATCTGAACGGGCAACTTAACGTGGCTCGTGCCATCGGGGATTTTCATATGGAAGGCATGAAGAGGAAGAAAGACGGTTCTAACGGCGGACCTCTCATTGCGGATCCTGAGCTCATGACGACTAAACTAACGCAAGAGGACGAGTTCCTCATAATGGGCTGCGACGGGGTTTGGGATGTGTTCATGAGCCAGAACGCTGTTGATTTCGCTAGGAGGAGACTGCAAGAGCACAATGACCCGGTCATGTGTAGTAAAGAGTTGGTTGAAGAAGCTTTGAAGAGGAAGAGTGGGGATAATGTGACGGCGGTGGTTGTGTGCCTTCAGCCACAGCCGCCACCCAACTTGGTTGCACCGAGGTTGAGGGTTCAACGGAGCTTCTCAGCGGAGGGTTTAAAAGATTTGCAGAGCTACTTGGATGACTTGGGGTGCTAA
- the LOC108813765 gene encoding probable protein phosphatase 2C 22 isoform X1: MEETKGISDPENGSSSYGGLPPNPLSFSSSSSSSAAAAALYRQQQTFDGDRFSAPKSLVRHPSLVKTKVSALSVENEFALDKIEFVPAMRSGAWSDIGSRSSMEDAYLCLDNLMDSFGLEDPEDGPTTAFYGVFDGHGGKHAAEFACQRIPRYIVEDREFPSDINKVISSAFLRTDTAFSEACALDGSLSSGTTALAALLTGRSLVVANAGDCRAVLSRQGKAIEMSKDHKPMSCKERRRIEASGGYIYDGYLNGQLNVARAIGDFHMEGMKRKKDGSNGGPLIADPELMTTKLTQEDEFLIMGCDGVWDVFMSQNAVDFARRRLQEHNDPVMCSKELVEEALKRKSGDNVTAVVVCLQPQPPPNLVAPRLRVQRSFSAEGLKDLQSYLDDLGC, from the exons ATGGAAGAAACTAAAGGAATCTCTGATCCGGAGAATGGGAGTTCGAGTTACGGCGGTTTACCGCCTAAtcctctctccttctcttcttcctcctcttcctccgccgccgccgccgccttATACAGGCAGCAGCAGACCTTCGACGGCGACCGCTTTTCGGCCCCCAAGTCGCTGGTTCGACACCCATCTCTC GTGAAGACAAAGGTGTCAGCTTTATCAGTTGAGAACGAGTTCGCTCTAGACAAGATTGAGTTTGTTCCCGCCATGCGTTCCGGAGCTTGGTCTGATATCGGGTCCAGGTCCAGCATGGAGGATGCTTACCTATGCCTCGATAATCTCATGGATAGTTTTGGTCTCGAGGATCCTGAGGATGGACCGACGACTGCCTTTTACGGGGTGTTCGATGGACACGGTGGGAAGCATGCTGCTGAATTCGCGTGTCAACGTATACCAAGGTACATCGTTGAGGATCGAGAGTTTCCTAGTGACATCAATAAGGTGATTTCTTCAGCTTTCCTTCGAACAGACACTGCCTTCTCAGAGGCTTGTGCATTGGATGGTAGCCTCTCTTCGGGAACTACTGCTTTGGCTGCTCTTCTTACTGGAAG GTCGTTGGTTGTGGCAAACGCTGGAGATTGTAGAGCAGTCTTGTCTCGTCAGGGAAAAGCCATTGAAATGTCAAAGGACCACAAACCCATGAGCTGTAAAGAGAGAAGACGCATCGAAGCGTCGGGTGGATACATATACGATGGCTATCTGAACGGGCAACTTAACGTGGCTCGTGCCATCGGGGATTTTCATATGGAAGGCATGAAGAGGAAGAAAGACGGTTCTAACGGCGGACCTCTCATTGCGGATCCTGAGCTCATGACGACTAAACTAACGCAAGAGGACGAGTTCCTCATAATGGGCTGCGACGGGGTTTGGGATGTGTTCATGAGCCAGAACGCTGTTGATTTCGCTAGGAGGAGACTGCAAGAGCACAATGACCCGGTCATGTGTAGTAAAGAGTTGGTTGAAGAAGCTTTGAAGAGGAAGAGTGGGGATAATGTGACGGCGGTGGTTGTGTGCCTTCAGCCACAGCCGCCACCCAACTTGGTTGCACCGAGGTTGAGGGTTCAACGGAGCTTCTCAGCGGAGGGTTTAAAAGATTTGCAGAGCTACTTGGATGACTTGGGGTGCTAA